DNA sequence from the Pseudomonadota bacterium genome:
GGCACTCCTGCTATACCAAGCAATCGCGATAGGAGCTGAGGAGCTCCCGGCATTGAAAGCCCAGGTGACTCCGTACAACGCACCACCAATCATTTTAGCCCAACAGGAAGACGATGAAGGAACAGGTGCCGAGGCAGAGTGCGACGAGAACACGTCGGAAGCCGAATGCGCAGCGGCACCGGATTGTGCATGGACCGACGACGAGTGTGTCGATGTCGTCGATGACGAAGACGAATAGGCCCTAAGGTTGCAAAATCCCCTTGCGCTCCCCTTTTCAACAAAAGGGGAGCCGTGGGGGGGTCCGCGATGGGCCTGGATTTCAACTGAGGTCTCTCAGGGATCTCTTCCTCAAATCCCAGCTCCTTCCGGTCGAGGGGGTCAAGAAGCGCGATGGGTGACCGTGCAGGGCACACCCTGCGGCCGCGCCCGGATCCGGACACCGCGTGCCCCGTGCCGGCACCGGCGAGGCGTCGATCCGGAGTGTCATCCCGGTAGCCCAAGCGGTCGCTAACGCCGGTGTCCGAGCGGTGGGCCTGATTGGAGGGGAATGACCGATGTGCGGCATCGTCGGTGGCGTAGCACAGCGCGACGTCACACCGATCCTCGTCGAGGGTCTGAAACGGCTCGAGTACCGAGGCTACGACTCGGCCGGGGTAGCGATCGTTGACGGCCGGAGCCGCCTGGAGCGGCTGCGGGTGCTCGGCAAGGTCGGCGTGCTCGAAGCGGCGCTTGCAGAGCATACGCTTTCCGGCACCACCGGCATCGCGCATACGCGCTGGGCGACGCACGGGGAACCGAGCACCCGCAACGCCCACCCCCACGTATCGCACGACGCTGTGGCGCTGGTCCATAACGGGATCATCGAGAATCACGCGGCGCTGCGTGCGCGCCAGAGGACGCTCGGCTACGAGCTCACCTCCGAGACCGACACCGAGGTCGCCGTCCACCAAATCCATTTCCATCTCCAAAAGGGCAAGGACCTCTTGCGCGCCGTCCTGGATGCCCGGGCCGAGCTCGAAGGGGCCTATGCGCTCGGCGTCATCAGCACCCAGGAGCCCGGCCGCCTGGTGGCCGCGCGGCGCGGCAGCCCGCTCGTCATCGGCATCGGGATCGGCGAGCACTTCATCGCCTCCGACGTCTTCGCGCTCCTGCCGGTGACGCAGCGTTTCATCCATCTGGAAGAGGGCGATGTCGCCGATCTCCGCCGGGAGTCGGTCGAGATCTACGACCTCCATGGACAGCGCGTCGAACGCCCGGTATCGATCTCGAGCCTGTCCGCGGACGCGGCGGACAAGGCCGGCTACCGGCATTACATGCAGAAGGAGATCTTCACCCAGGCGCGGGCCGTGGCCGACACCCTGGAGGGTCGTGTGCTCGCCGGGCGCGTCGTCGAGGACGCCTTCGGATTTGCCGCGCCCGGCGTGTTCGATCGGGTGCGGGCCATCCAGATCGTGGCGTGTGGGACGAGCTACCATGCCGGACTCGTGGCGCGCTACTGGATGGAGGCGGTGGCCGGCGTCCCGTGCAGCGTCGAGGTGGCCAGTGAGTTTCGCTACCGCCGGCAGGTGGTCCTGCCCGGGACGCTGATCGTGGCGATCTCCCAGTCGGGCGAGACCGCCGATACGCTCGCGGCATTGCGCGAGGCCAGAACCCTGGGCTACGCCGCGACGCTCGCCATCTGCAACGTGCCGGAGAGCTCGCTGACGCGCGAGGCGGACCTGGTGTTCCTGACCCGCGCCGGTCCCGAGATCGGAGTGGCCTCGACCAAGGCCTTCACGACCCAGCTCACGGCCCTCTTGATGCTGGTGATCGCGCTCGGTCGGCGACGCGGAATCGACAGAGACGCCGAGAGCTCGCTGGTGGCGAAGCTCGAAAGCGTACCGGGGCTGCTCGGTCAGATCCTGGAGTCGGACGAGCGGATCCGGCACCTCGCGGAGCGGTTTGCGGACAAGCATCACACCCTGTACCTCGGGCGTGGCGCCTTGTACCCGGTAGCCATGGAGGGGGCCTTGAAGCTCAAGGAGATCTCCTATATCCATGCCGAGGCCTACCCGGCCGGGGAGCTCAAGCACGGCCCGCTGGCGCTCGTGGATGAGGACATGCCCGTCATCGCCGTGGCGCCCAACAATGCGCTCCTGGAAAAGCTCATGTCCAACCTCGAAGAGGTGCGGGCGCGCGGCGGCAGGCTCTTCGTCTTCGCCGATCCGAGCGTCGAGATCAAGGCCTCGCCCGGCGTCGAGGTCGTCGAGGTGCCTCCCGTCGGGGACCTGATCGCCCCTATCCTCTATACTGTGCCCTTGCAGCTTCTGGCCTACCACGTGGCCGTGCTCAAAGGGGCGGATGTGGATCAGCCGCGCAACCTTGCGAAGTCGGTCACCGTCGAGTAGATCACCGAAGGGCCACCGGAGCCTCAATGCCGTCCAACGTCGAAAGCATGCAACTCGATAAATATCGCGTCCTGGTCGTCGATGACGACCGGGACATGGTGACGCTCCTCTGCACCTGGCTCGCGGAGGCCGGCTTCTATGTGGATAGCGCCCCGTCCGGCGTGGATGCCTTACAGCGCATCGACATCACGCGCCCCGACATCGTGGTGACGGATCTGGTGATGCGGGGCATGGACGGGATGACGCTCCTGACCGAGATCCACCGGCACAATCCGCTCATGCCCGTGATCATGCTGAGCGGCCAGGCCCAGGTCCGGGATGCCGTTAAGGCCATGCACCTCGGGATCTCCGAGTTCCTGATCAAACCGCTCGAACGGGCCGAGTTGGTCGATCAGATCTGCAAGACCCTGCGCATCGCCTCCGGTGCCGAGACGACACAAGGACCCGGGTTCGGCAAGGGGCTCATCTATCGGAGCCCCAAGATGGCCGAGGTGATCGATCAAGCCAGGCTGGTCGCCGATACCGACATCACCATCTTCATCAACGGCAGCACCGGGACCGGCAAAGAGGTCCTGGCCAAGGCCATCCATGAGGCGAGCCCGAGGCGCGACAAACCCTTCATCGGGGTGAACTGTGCGGCCATCCCCGAACAGCTCCTGGAGTCGGAGCTCTTCGGGCATGAGAAAGGCTCGTTCACCGGCGCGGCCACCCGGCATGAGGGGCTCTTCCAGGCCGGGAACGGCGGCACCCTGTTCCTCGATGAGGTCGGCGATATGCCGCTCGGGCTGCAAGTGAAGCTTCTGCGGGTGTTGCAAGACTTCGAGGTGCGGCCCATCGGATCGACGCGCAGCGTGCCGGTCAATGTCCGCATCATCTCGGCCACCAACAACGACCTCGAAGGGGCCGTCAAGGGAGGCCGTTTCCGGCAAGACCTGTACTACCGGCTCCATGTCGTGCCGCTCTATCTCCCGGCGCTCGCGGAGCGCCGGGAAGACATCCGGGTGCTGCTCGACCACTTCCTGGAGCGCCTGGCAAAGCGTCAGAGACTCAAGGCCAAGCGCTTTGCGCCGGAGGCACTGGAATATCTGACCGCCGCGCCGTGGCCGGGGAACGTGCGCCAGCTCATCAACGTCGTCGAGCTGTGCGCGACCTTGTCCAAGGGCGATATCATCCCACTCGGTATGGCGCAGAGGGCCCTGCGCGATCAGCCGGCCGAGCTGAAGTCCCTGCGCGATGCGAAGCATGCCTTCGAGAGGAATTATCTCCTCTCCGTCCTGCGGATCACGAGCGGACAGGTGGCCTCGGCCGCACGCATCGCCGGGCGCAATCGCACCGAGTTCTACAAGCTCCTCAAGCAACACCGCATCGATCCGGCGGAGTTTCGCAAGGGCGGTGTCGAAGATCCCGGTGACGTCGAGGAGGAATCGCCCGATGGAGCACCCGGTGACGCATCGGATGAAACATCGGAGGGAGCGGCGGATTGATCGCGGTCCCGTTCCGCGGAGCGGCCGCCTCGCGGGCGTATCGGTGCACCGGCATCGCCCCGAGCGCGTAACTGGATCTCGGCTAGAGTCAGACCCTACGTCGGAGCCCTCCGGAGACCCTGCTAGCGATGGAGCGAGCCGACGCCGTCGATCCCCACAGGATCATCGCACGGATCGATGCGGATCTGATCGACCTCGTGCCAGGGTATATCGAGAACCGGCGCAAGGACGTGCTGGCGATCCTGGGCGCACTCGGGCGCGGCGATATGGAATGCGTCTGGATCATCGGCCACAGCATGAAGGGATCGGGCGGCGGGTACGGCTTTCACACCGTGAGCGAGGTGGGGGCGGCGTTGGAGCAGGCGGCCAGGGTTTCGGATGGCGATGCCGTCAGCAGAGCGCTCGCGCGCTTGCAGGACTACCTCGCGCGGGTCGAGGTCGTCTGCGAACCCGACCCTGAATAACCAGCGGGCGAATCGCCGCCGGATCTATCGCCATAGGGTCGCCGCCAGCGTGGTCTCCCGCGACGTCACCTCCCAGAGTCTGACCTACGCCGTCGCTATCGGCTTCGGACTGTCGTTCTCGGTCTTCCTGCTGTTTCTCGCCTGGCAGAACGCCTTGGAGACGGAGAAAAAGGAATTCGCCTTCGAATCGGTGCTGCTGCGGGAGGCCGTGACGGTCGGGGTGACCGCGGCCGACGATGTCACCGGCAGCCTGGCGTCGTTGCTGTCCTCCATCGGCTCATCCAATCGAGAGTCGTTTCGTGTCTTCGTCGATGCCTTGTTCAAGAGGCACCCATATATAAAATCGATATCCTATTATCCTTCGCTCGCGGCGCTCGGGGTCCCGAATGGAAAAACCGTCACCGGCGCGGCCCCGGATTTTCTCGCCCCGATGCATATCGCACGCGAGGGCCGGCAGCGGGCACCGGTGGAGATCGAACTCGTTTCCGATCCCCGCGCCTTCGATGCCGTGCAGGCCGCGCTCGATTCGG
Encoded proteins:
- the glmS gene encoding glutamine--fructose-6-phosphate transaminase (isomerizing) yields the protein MCGIVGGVAQRDVTPILVEGLKRLEYRGYDSAGVAIVDGRSRLERLRVLGKVGVLEAALAEHTLSGTTGIAHTRWATHGEPSTRNAHPHVSHDAVALVHNGIIENHAALRARQRTLGYELTSETDTEVAVHQIHFHLQKGKDLLRAVLDARAELEGAYALGVISTQEPGRLVAARRGSPLVIGIGIGEHFIASDVFALLPVTQRFIHLEEGDVADLRRESVEIYDLHGQRVERPVSISSLSADAADKAGYRHYMQKEIFTQARAVADTLEGRVLAGRVVEDAFGFAAPGVFDRVRAIQIVACGTSYHAGLVARYWMEAVAGVPCSVEVASEFRYRRQVVLPGTLIVAISQSGETADTLAALREARTLGYAATLAICNVPESSLTREADLVFLTRAGPEIGVASTKAFTTQLTALLMLVIALGRRRGIDRDAESSLVAKLESVPGLLGQILESDERIRHLAERFADKHHTLYLGRGALYPVAMEGALKLKEISYIHAEAYPAGELKHGPLALVDEDMPVIAVAPNNALLEKLMSNLEEVRARGGRLFVFADPSVEIKASPGVEVVEVPPVGDLIAPILYTVPLQLLAYHVAVLKGADVDQPRNLAKSVTVE
- a CDS encoding sigma-54 dependent transcriptional regulator, whose protein sequence is MQLDKYRVLVVDDDRDMVTLLCTWLAEAGFYVDSAPSGVDALQRIDITRPDIVVTDLVMRGMDGMTLLTEIHRHNPLMPVIMLSGQAQVRDAVKAMHLGISEFLIKPLERAELVDQICKTLRIASGAETTQGPGFGKGLIYRSPKMAEVIDQARLVADTDITIFINGSTGTGKEVLAKAIHEASPRRDKPFIGVNCAAIPEQLLESELFGHEKGSFTGAATRHEGLFQAGNGGTLFLDEVGDMPLGLQVKLLRVLQDFEVRPIGSTRSVPVNVRIISATNNDLEGAVKGGRFRQDLYYRLHVVPLYLPALAERREDIRVLLDHFLERLAKRQRLKAKRFAPEALEYLTAAPWPGNVRQLINVVELCATLSKGDIIPLGMAQRALRDQPAELKSLRDAKHAFERNYLLSVLRITSGQVASAARIAGRNRTEFYKLLKQHRIDPAEFRKGGVEDPGDVEEESPDGAPGDASDETSEGAAD
- a CDS encoding Hpt domain-containing protein, producing the protein MERADAVDPHRIIARIDADLIDLVPGYIENRRKDVLAILGALGRGDMECVWIIGHSMKGSGGGYGFHTVSEVGAALEQAARVSDGDAVSRALARLQDYLARVEVVCEPDPE